The proteins below come from a single Arthrobacter crystallopoietes genomic window:
- a CDS encoding acyl-protein synthetase, with the protein MLSLPQMLGNVSKAHAQSPEDWARSVTDVLRDAAIYHKAHNGFYRVQCDTLGVDPAAINDVNDLQDLPLLPVGLFKRPDAHVLLTCSLADVETETSSSGTRGVPSVARRNSETVTRALVGLTGTYREFFSLSGGAGLFLNPSDSEASEMGLLKDFNILNSVFDHHVYLVADQAFDAREALEHLRRWKGHMTRHIVCPPFLIERLLRFLEQEKINVRLDPYSMIITLGGWKRHTAEAIPAESFRERCHDLLGVRPGNVRDMYGMIESNMLAVECHLHRKHVPPWCYISIRDPGQIGKELAPGGTGSIAVLDSLNTSYPGFLLTDDVGDVETGTCGCGRTGQIINFRRRGQGGGLGHCPVSIERYLGSGATANDESAALMKA; encoded by the coding sequence ATGCTCTCGTTACCGCAGATGCTGGGGAATGTGTCCAAGGCACATGCCCAGTCCCCTGAGGACTGGGCAAGATCGGTCACCGACGTCCTACGGGACGCCGCGATCTACCACAAAGCCCATAACGGCTTCTACCGTGTCCAGTGCGACACGTTGGGAGTCGATCCCGCCGCAATCAACGACGTCAACGATTTGCAAGACCTGCCCCTTTTGCCGGTCGGCCTGTTCAAGCGTCCCGACGCCCATGTACTTCTCACCTGCTCACTGGCCGACGTAGAGACCGAGACCAGCTCCAGCGGAACCCGCGGTGTCCCGTCTGTTGCCCGGCGCAACAGCGAGACAGTGACCCGGGCACTGGTTGGCCTGACCGGGACCTACCGGGAGTTCTTCAGCCTGTCCGGGGGCGCGGGTCTTTTCTTGAACCCTTCGGACTCTGAAGCCTCGGAGATGGGTCTGCTCAAGGACTTCAACATCCTGAACAGCGTCTTCGACCACCACGTATACCTAGTTGCCGACCAAGCGTTCGACGCCAGGGAGGCTCTGGAGCACCTGCGCCGGTGGAAGGGCCACATGACCCGGCACATCGTCTGCCCGCCATTCCTCATCGAGCGGCTCCTCCGGTTCCTTGAGCAGGAGAAGATCAATGTGCGCTTAGACCCCTACAGCATGATCATCACGCTCGGCGGTTGGAAACGGCACACGGCCGAGGCCATCCCTGCCGAAAGCTTTCGGGAGCGGTGCCACGACCTGCTCGGTGTGCGCCCGGGGAACGTGCGCGACATGTACGGGATGATCGAGTCGAACATGCTCGCTGTCGAATGCCACCTGCATCGCAAGCACGTCCCGCCGTGGTGCTACATCTCCATCCGGGACCCTGGCCAGATCGGCAAAGAACTCGCTCCGGGGGGCACCGGCTCCATCGCCGTACTGGACTCCCTCAACACCAGCTATCCCGGTTTCCTCCTCACCGACGATGTGGGCGACGTCGAAACCGGCACCTGCGGGTGTGGGAGAACCGGCCAGATCATCAATTTCCGACGTCGGGGGCAGGGCGGCGGGCTTGGCCACTGCCCCGTCAGCATCGAGCGCTACCTCGGCTCGGGCGCTACCGCCAACGATGAGTCGGCGGCTCTCATGAAGGCCTGA
- the sbnB gene encoding 2,3-diaminopropionate biosynthesis protein SbnB, with translation MTEFAISQVTAAAEPKTVPPFAVISGAQVQQVLQGREKQVVELVEQTYRVHAAGDSVNPPSYFLRFPDRPTSRIIALPASVGGQIDVDGIKWVSSFPDNVASGIPRASAVLILNDRATGYPFACMESSIISASRTAASAAAAADWLSRGRRRPKRVGFFGVGLIARYIHTFLNATDWSFDEIGVFDLSGESAQGFKGYLERSGTRAQVTVHDGPEQLIRSSDLVVFATVAGQPHVHDTTWFAHNPLVLHVSLRDLAPEILLASTNILDDVDHCLKAGTSAHLAEQMVGHRDFVDGTLADVMEGRVSPADDRPVVFSPFGLGVLDLAVGKYVYDALASSGQLRVVEDFFSELRRYG, from the coding sequence ATGACAGAATTCGCCATTTCCCAAGTGACAGCCGCCGCGGAGCCGAAGACGGTTCCCCCCTTCGCGGTCATCTCCGGAGCACAGGTGCAGCAGGTGCTCCAGGGCCGGGAGAAGCAGGTCGTCGAGTTGGTCGAGCAGACCTACCGGGTGCACGCGGCCGGAGACTCGGTGAACCCGCCGTCCTATTTCCTGCGCTTCCCGGACCGGCCCACGTCGCGCATCATCGCCCTGCCCGCCTCGGTCGGAGGACAGATCGATGTTGACGGCATCAAGTGGGTCTCCAGCTTCCCGGACAACGTGGCGTCGGGGATCCCTCGCGCCTCAGCGGTGTTGATCCTCAATGACCGGGCGACGGGCTACCCCTTCGCGTGCATGGAGAGCTCAATCATCAGCGCCTCCAGGACGGCAGCTTCGGCCGCCGCCGCTGCGGACTGGCTCAGCCGAGGCCGGAGGCGTCCCAAGCGCGTCGGGTTCTTCGGCGTGGGGCTCATCGCCCGTTACATCCACACCTTCCTGAACGCGACCGACTGGTCCTTCGACGAGATCGGAGTGTTCGACCTCTCGGGCGAGAGCGCACAGGGTTTCAAGGGCTATCTCGAACGCAGCGGCACCCGAGCCCAAGTGACCGTGCACGACGGCCCCGAGCAGCTTATCCGAAGCAGCGACCTTGTCGTGTTCGCCACAGTGGCGGGCCAGCCGCACGTGCACGACACAACTTGGTTCGCGCACAACCCGCTGGTGCTGCACGTGTCCCTCCGCGACCTGGCCCCGGAGATCCTGTTGGCGTCGACCAACATCCTCGACGACGTCGACCACTGCTTGAAAGCCGGGACGTCGGCCCACCTCGCGGAGCAGATGGTCGGCCACCGGGACTTCGTGGACGGCACCTTGGCCGACGTCATGGAAGGCAGGGTCTCGCCGGCGGACGACCGCCCAGTGGTGTTCTCGCCGTTCGGCTTGGGCGTGCTCGATCTGGCGGTGGGCAAGTACGTCTACGACGCACTGGCCAGCAGCGGCCAGCTCCGGGTGGTCGAGGACTTCTTTTCAGAGTTGCGTCGGTATGGCTGA
- a CDS encoding non-ribosomal peptide synthetase, translated as MTTTSALTCRTAADRSSDPAPKRPALPAIVSTAIPRWTLDPHSGQEQVEVAVPEDLRTSVMLTARALDTAPGSLWLAAHARVLQALSGETEIATGCLDTAGTWRCNLDLGHPSWRGLIAEAHDRQVRAGAGSADAEQAGRGETSHEAASPGYEVVFDALHGDDAELPEGIVLGVNLRTVAGGEVLRLRYRRDVLDKDAALRIAGYHLAALRHLVADPGADPADADLIDPDERRFQLEQLAGPERSRPRRRFHQLFEERVRLHPESIAAVQDTREWTYAELNARANRLARALLARGLQAEDVVAVVAKRDLEWMAAVIGIFKAGGAYLPIEPHFPADRIARTLTRAGSRMALTEEGSTASLDEALEGMPSVTRLLFEDIEAEGYADDDPGVEVRPDQLAYVYFTSGSTGEPKGAMCEHDGMVNHLYAKIEDLGIGPGDVVAQSAPQCFDISLWQLVSALLVGGRTLIVGQDRILDVERFVDTVERGAVAVFQVVPSYLDAVVAYLAGKPRTLPHLRCVSATGEALKRELVRRWFDVMPNVKLVNAYGLTETSDDTNHEVMSTAPAGGSVPLGPPVPNVRIHILDERQRLVPLGAPGEIAFSGVCVGRGYINDPERTAQAYSTDPYVDGARLYRAGDYGRWSPDGKLEYLGRRDNQVKISGFRIEIGDIENALLRVPGVRDGAVVVGEGAGQSKFLVAFYSGDRPLEVDEIHSELASRVPGYMVPSAYRWQESLPLTGNGKIDRKALTRIAREAVPEAGTPTETLTPTEQRLADAWASVLGIPAGRIGGHDSFFALGGTSLSAVKLAVLLKRAVSIKDIMQTPVLADLAILLEASSLEDAAEPPASTPAGSAAEPASLPRTPVRHSNPLPVKRKDL; from the coding sequence ATGACCACTACCTCTGCGCTGACCTGCCGCACCGCCGCTGACCGCTCGTCCGATCCGGCACCCAAGCGGCCTGCCCTTCCTGCAATCGTTTCAACGGCGATTCCCAGATGGACACTGGACCCCCATTCCGGACAGGAGCAGGTCGAGGTGGCGGTTCCAGAGGACCTGCGCACCTCCGTGATGTTGACGGCCCGTGCCTTGGATACGGCGCCCGGCTCGCTCTGGCTGGCGGCCCACGCGCGGGTACTGCAGGCCTTGTCCGGCGAGACGGAGATCGCCACCGGATGCCTGGACACAGCGGGGACCTGGCGGTGCAACCTCGATCTGGGCCACCCGTCCTGGCGGGGCCTGATCGCCGAGGCACACGACCGGCAGGTCCGTGCCGGCGCCGGGTCGGCCGACGCCGAGCAGGCCGGCCGCGGGGAGACCTCTCACGAGGCCGCATCTCCCGGGTACGAGGTGGTGTTCGATGCGCTTCATGGCGACGATGCAGAGCTGCCGGAAGGCATCGTCCTCGGGGTCAACCTCCGGACCGTTGCCGGGGGCGAGGTGCTCCGGCTGCGGTACCGGCGGGACGTCCTCGACAAGGACGCCGCCCTCAGGATCGCCGGCTACCATCTGGCCGCGCTCCGCCACCTGGTCGCCGACCCCGGAGCGGACCCCGCTGATGCCGACCTGATCGATCCGGATGAGCGCCGCTTCCAGCTCGAGCAGTTGGCGGGACCCGAGCGGTCCCGGCCCCGACGACGCTTCCACCAGCTGTTCGAGGAGCGCGTCCGGCTTCACCCCGAAAGCATCGCCGCAGTCCAAGACACGCGGGAGTGGACGTACGCAGAGTTGAACGCACGCGCCAACCGGCTGGCGCGTGCCCTGCTGGCGCGTGGTCTGCAGGCGGAGGACGTCGTGGCGGTCGTCGCCAAACGGGACCTGGAGTGGATGGCCGCGGTCATCGGCATCTTCAAGGCCGGAGGCGCGTACCTACCGATCGAACCGCACTTCCCCGCCGACCGGATCGCCAGAACGCTCACCCGAGCCGGGAGCCGGATGGCGTTAACCGAGGAAGGCAGCACCGCCTCGCTGGACGAAGCACTCGAGGGGATGCCCTCAGTCACAAGACTCCTCTTCGAAGACATCGAGGCGGAGGGGTACGCCGACGACGATCCCGGCGTGGAGGTGCGTCCAGACCAACTCGCCTACGTCTACTTCACCTCGGGCTCCACGGGCGAGCCAAAGGGCGCGATGTGCGAGCACGACGGGATGGTGAATCATCTGTACGCCAAGATCGAGGATCTGGGGATTGGCCCCGGCGACGTCGTCGCCCAGAGCGCCCCCCAATGCTTCGACATCTCGCTGTGGCAACTGGTCTCGGCCCTGCTCGTCGGCGGCCGCACACTCATCGTCGGGCAGGATCGCATTCTCGACGTCGAGCGGTTCGTCGACACGGTGGAACGGGGCGCGGTGGCGGTCTTCCAGGTCGTGCCGTCGTATCTGGACGCGGTGGTCGCGTACTTGGCCGGCAAGCCCCGCACCCTGCCGCACCTCCGCTGCGTCTCCGCGACGGGGGAGGCCCTGAAACGTGAGCTGGTGCGCCGCTGGTTCGACGTAATGCCGAACGTCAAGCTGGTCAATGCCTACGGACTGACGGAGACCTCGGACGACACGAACCACGAGGTGATGAGCACGGCGCCCGCGGGCGGTTCGGTGCCACTGGGCCCGCCGGTCCCGAACGTCCGGATCCACATCCTCGACGAGCGGCAGCGGCTCGTTCCGCTCGGAGCGCCGGGCGAGATCGCCTTCTCCGGGGTGTGTGTGGGCCGCGGCTACATCAACGACCCGGAGCGCACGGCACAGGCCTACTCCACTGACCCCTACGTTGACGGGGCGCGGCTCTACCGGGCTGGCGACTATGGGCGTTGGTCACCGGACGGCAAACTGGAGTACCTTGGCCGGCGAGACAACCAGGTCAAGATCTCCGGGTTCCGCATCGAGATCGGCGATATCGAGAACGCGCTGTTGCGGGTTCCCGGCGTCCGCGACGGCGCCGTCGTCGTTGGCGAGGGTGCCGGACAGTCCAAGTTCCTGGTGGCGTTCTACTCTGGCGACCGACCGCTCGAAGTCGACGAGATCCACAGCGAGTTGGCTTCGCGGGTTCCGGGCTACATGGTTCCGTCGGCGTACAGATGGCAGGAAAGCCTGCCCTTGACCGGCAACGGGAAGATCGACCGTAAGGCCTTGACCCGCATAGCGCGGGAGGCCGTCCCCGAGGCCGGCACTCCCACGGAGACGCTCACGCCCACCGAGCAGCGGCTCGCCGACGCATGGGCGAGTGTCCTCGGCATACCGGCGGGTCGGATCGGCGGGCATGACTCGTTTTTTGCGCTGGGCGGCACCTCCCTGTCCGCGGTGAAGCTCGCCGTCCTGCTCAAGCGCGCGGTGTCGATCAAGGACATCATGCAGACGCCCGTCCTCGCGGACCTGGCGATCCTGCTCGAGGCTTCGTCCCTGGAGGACGCCGCCGAACCGCCCGCGTCCACACCGGCGGGAAGCGCCGCAGAGCCCGCCTCCTTGCCCCGGACACCGGTAAGACATTCCAATCCGCTACCCGTGAAACGAAAGGACCTCTGA
- a CDS encoding TauD/TfdA family dioxygenase, with the protein MSSSSPKIQFDVERQAGRAPMLVVEDGHDPVQWAEENREALRAAVDENGAVMVRGLGLSDPAQVAEVYGRLVPSGLMPDREAFATRQPYLDGVYSSLTWPANQPMCMHHEVSYALEFPGLMLFACLQAPSVGGVTGVADARSVLEAIPADIVQRFESEGWLLARSYNEDIGATYEEAFGVADRAGVESYCRAHAIEFEWQPDGELRTRQRRPAVVRHPMTGERCWFNQVAFLSEWTIAPEVREYLVDVYGSDGLPFNTRFGNGEPIGEDIIALLNEVYEAHTLRTPWETGDLMLVDNIRMAHSREAYEGPREILVGMAEPRNVFDLDTHAQDGAR; encoded by the coding sequence ATGTCGTCTTCTTCACCCAAGATCCAGTTCGATGTGGAACGCCAAGCCGGCAGGGCACCGATGCTCGTCGTCGAGGACGGTCACGACCCCGTGCAGTGGGCCGAAGAGAACCGCGAGGCGCTGCGCGCGGCGGTGGACGAGAACGGCGCCGTCATGGTCCGCGGGCTGGGCCTCAGTGATCCAGCCCAGGTAGCGGAAGTCTACGGTCGGCTGGTTCCGAGCGGCCTCATGCCGGACCGGGAGGCCTTCGCCACCCGGCAGCCCTACCTGGACGGCGTGTACTCGTCCCTCACGTGGCCCGCGAACCAACCTATGTGCATGCACCACGAGGTCAGCTACGCGCTCGAGTTCCCCGGCCTGATGCTCTTCGCCTGCCTCCAGGCGCCCAGCGTCGGTGGCGTAACCGGGGTCGCGGACGCCCGCTCGGTACTCGAAGCCATACCGGCGGACATCGTCCAGCGGTTCGAAAGCGAAGGGTGGCTGCTCGCCCGCAGCTACAACGAGGATATCGGAGCCACCTACGAGGAGGCCTTCGGAGTCGCCGACCGCGCTGGCGTCGAGAGCTACTGCCGGGCCCACGCGATCGAGTTTGAGTGGCAGCCCGACGGGGAACTCCGCACCCGGCAGCGGCGCCCTGCCGTGGTCCGGCACCCGATGACCGGCGAGCGCTGCTGGTTCAACCAGGTCGCGTTCTTGAGCGAATGGACCATAGCGCCGGAGGTGAGGGAGTACCTGGTGGACGTCTACGGCTCCGACGGGCTGCCGTTCAACACCCGCTTCGGCAACGGCGAGCCGATCGGCGAGGACATCATCGCCCTCCTGAACGAAGTCTACGAGGCCCACACCCTGAGAACGCCGTGGGAGACCGGGGACCTCATGCTCGTCGACAACATACGCATGGCCCACAGCCGCGAGGCGTACGAGGGTCCACGGGAGATCCTCGTTGGCATGGCTGAGCCACGCAATGTATTTGATCTCGATACCCACGCCCAGGACGGTGCACGATGA